One window of the Fusobacterium animalis 7_1 genome contains the following:
- the ldhH gene encoding L-lactate dehydrogenase (quinone) large subunit LdhH: protein MASEDLKKEIHFALENATLGRTLGNFCKTYPARREKSYAGVDFEKTREKIAEVKSYAAEHIDEMIAEFTTNCEARGGHVYHAKSTEDAMDWIRKLVKEKGVKTIVKSKSMASEEIKMNHVLGDDGVLVQETDLGEFIIALEGNTPVHMVMPALHLNKEQVADLFTDYTKVKNNPIISEEVKTARKVMRDKFTHADMGVSGANVAVAETGTVFTMTNEGNGRMVGTLPPIHLYIFGIEKFVKSLSDARYIFKALPRNGTAQRITSYISMYTGACEVTTDKEKDEKCKKDFYCVILDDPGRREILAETDFREIFNCIRCGACLDVCPAFALVGGHVYGSNVYTGGIGTMLTHFLVSEERAAEIQNICLQCGRCNDVCGGGLHISDMIMKLREKNMKEHPDALKKFALDAVSDRKLFHSMLRIASVAQGMFTKGEPMIRHLPMFLSGMIKGRSFPAIAQVPLRDFFHTIKQDVKNPKGTIAIFAGCLLDFVYTDLARAVVADMNSIGYKVEMPLGQACCGCPATNMGDTENAKKEAEINIKGMEAEKYDYIVSACPSCTHQLHLYPTFFEEGTEMHKKAKELADKTYDFCKLFYELGGMSEEGDGKPIKVTYHDSCHLKRSLKVSKEQRELLKHTKGVEFIEMNDCDNCCGFGGSYSLLYPEISAPILEKKIQNIKESGADVVALDCPGCLMQIKGGLDARGINDIKVKHTAEIIAEKRGLI from the coding sequence ATGGCTAGTGAAGATTTAAAAAAGGAGATACACTTTGCATTAGAAAATGCTACACTTGGAAGAACACTTGGAAATTTTTGTAAAACTTACCCTGCTAGAAGAGAAAAATCTTATGCTGGGGTTGATTTTGAAAAAACAAGAGAAAAAATTGCAGAAGTAAAATCTTATGCAGCAGAACATATTGATGAAATGATAGCAGAATTCACAACTAATTGTGAAGCAAGAGGTGGACACGTTTATCATGCTAAAAGTACAGAAGATGCAATGGATTGGATTCGTAAACTGGTAAAAGAAAAAGGAGTAAAAACAATTGTAAAATCTAAGTCTATGGCTTCTGAAGAAATTAAAATGAATCATGTACTTGGAGATGATGGAGTTTTAGTTCAAGAAACAGACCTTGGAGAATTTATAATTGCTTTGGAAGGAAATACTCCTGTGCATATGGTTATGCCAGCATTGCATTTAAACAAAGAACAAGTAGCTGACCTTTTTACTGATTATACAAAAGTAAAAAATAACCCAATCATTTCAGAAGAAGTAAAAACAGCTAGAAAAGTGATGAGAGATAAATTTACTCATGCAGATATGGGGGTTTCTGGAGCAAATGTAGCAGTTGCAGAAACAGGAACTGTATTTACAATGACAAATGAAGGAAATGGGCGTATGGTAGGAACTTTACCTCCAATTCATTTATATATTTTTGGAATTGAAAAATTTGTAAAATCTTTGTCTGATGCTCGTTATATTTTTAAAGCACTACCTAGAAATGGAACAGCTCAAAGAATTACATCATATATTTCTATGTACACTGGAGCTTGTGAAGTAACAACTGACAAAGAAAAAGATGAAAAATGTAAAAAAGATTTTTATTGTGTGATTTTAGATGATCCTGGTCGTAGAGAAATTTTAGCAGAAACAGATTTTCGTGAAATATTTAATTGTATTAGATGTGGAGCATGTTTAGATGTTTGTCCTGCATTTGCTTTGGTAGGAGGACATGTCTATGGTTCTAATGTTTACACAGGTGGAATTGGAACTATGCTAACTCACTTTTTAGTATCAGAAGAAAGAGCTGCTGAAATCCAAAATATCTGTTTACAATGCGGAAGATGTAATGATGTTTGTGGTGGAGGCTTACATATCTCTGATATGATTATGAAATTACGTGAAAAGAATATGAAAGAACATCCAGATGCATTAAAGAAATTTGCATTAGATGCTGTATCAGATCGTAAACTATTTCATTCTATGCTTCGTATTGCTTCTGTGGCACAAGGAATGTTTACAAAGGGAGAACCTATGATTCGTCATCTACCAATGTTTTTATCTGGTATGATAAAAGGTAGAAGTTTCCCAGCAATTGCACAAGTACCTTTAAGAGACTTTTTCCATACAATAAAACAAGATGTAAAAAATCCAAAAGGAACAATAGCTATTTTTGCAGGTTGTCTACTAGATTTCGTCTATACAGATCTTGCAAGAGCAGTAGTAGCAGATATGAATTCCATTGGATATAAGGTAGAAATGCCATTAGGACAAGCTTGTTGTGGATGTCCAGCAACAAATATGGGAGATACTGAAAATGCTAAAAAAGAAGCCGAAATTAATATAAAAGGAATGGAAGCTGAAAAATATGATTACATTGTAAGTGCTTGCCCATCTTGTACACATCAATTACATCTGTATCCAACTTTCTTTGAAGAAGGAACAGAAATGCACAAGAAAGCAAAAGAATTAGCAGATAAAACTTATGATTTTTGTAAATTATTCTACGAACTTGGAGGAATGTCAGAAGAAGGAGATGGAAAACCAATAAAGGTTACTTATCACGATTCTTGCCATTTAAAGAGAAGTCTAAAAGTATCAAAAGAACAAAGAGAGTTATTAAAACATACTAAGGGTGTTGAATTTATAGAAATGAATGACTGTGATAACTGTTGTGGTTTTGGTGGTTCTTACAGTTTATTATATCCTGAAATCTCTGCTCCTATTTTGGAAAAGAAAATTCAAAATATTAAAGAATCAGGTGCAGATGTTGTGGCTTTAGATTGTCCTGGATGCTTAATGCAAATCAAAGGTGGATTAGATGCTCGTGGAATTAATGATATAAAAGTAAAACATACAGCTGAAATTATTGCAGAGAAAAGGGGACTAATTTAA
- a CDS encoding polyprenyl synthetase family protein has protein sequence MIEILLKEWIEQIKYYIHLIADYSIKESQVGAVLDDVLNLSGKMFRSKLLLLCAFLGSNWKNNKEKICKLAAMVELTHLASLIHDDIVDDSPYRRGKVSIQGKYGKDAAVFAGDFLMARIFYYGAVENLNEAVSILSKTVEYMCIGEIEQDLCRYQEDISEKKYFKNIERKTAALFQAASYIGAKESGCSEEIIQKLELFVKNLGLMFQLKDDILDFTSNPKELGKETHKDFQNGIYTFPVIMALKNPKAREVLLPIMRKNKEEKLSLAEILQLQNYIIQFGGIEASYEKIKYLSTINRQLIKELGQNSEITVYLEKMLNDLEVEK, from the coding sequence TTGATAGAAATATTACTGAAAGAATGGATAGAACAGATTAAATATTACATTCATTTAATTGCAGACTATTCAATAAAAGAAAGTCAAGTTGGGGCTGTTTTAGATGATGTTCTTAATTTATCAGGAAAGATGTTTCGCTCAAAACTTTTGTTGTTATGTGCATTTTTAGGTTCAAATTGGAAAAATAATAAAGAAAAAATTTGTAAATTAGCTGCAATGGTAGAGCTAACTCATCTTGCTTCTTTGATACATGATGACATTGTAGATGATTCCCCTTACAGAAGAGGAAAAGTGTCTATACAAGGAAAATATGGAAAAGATGCGGCAGTATTTGCGGGAGATTTCTTGATGGCTAGAATCTTTTACTATGGAGCTGTGGAAAATTTGAATGAAGCTGTTTCTATTTTATCAAAAACTGTAGAATATATGTGTATAGGTGAGATAGAACAAGACCTTTGTCGTTATCAAGAAGATATAAGTGAAAAAAAATATTTTAAAAATATTGAAAGAAAGACAGCAGCACTTTTTCAAGCAGCTTCTTATATAGGTGCCAAAGAATCTGGTTGTTCAGAGGAAATTATTCAAAAATTAGAATTATTTGTAAAAAATTTAGGATTGATGTTTCAATTAAAAGATGATATTTTGGATTTTACTTCCAATCCAAAAGAATTAGGTAAAGAAACTCACAAAGATTTTCAAAATGGAATCTATACTTTTCCAGTGATTATGGCATTAAAAAATCCAAAAGCCAGAGAAGTTTTATTACCTATTATGAGAAAAAATAAGGAAGAAAAATTATCTCTTGCAGAAATTCTCCAATTACAAAATTATATTATTCAATTTGGTGGGATAGAAGCAAGCTATGAAAAAATTAAATATCTTTCTACCATTAACAGACAACTGATAAAAGAATTGGGGCAAAATTCAGAAATAACAGTTTACTTGGAAAAAATGCTGAATGATTTGGAAGTAGAAAAATGA
- a CDS encoding prenyltransferase, giving the protein MKNNHLTVKLALQLAAPHTWIASIGPVLFGILFCKLERYPLSFLKSILLIFTCIFMQSSVNTFNDYVDYIKGNDSEKDYVEESDAVLIYNSINPKQVLILGIIYLTLGAILGMIACIQSGFLPLGIGCIGGIVILLYSGGPFPISYLPIGEIISGFVMGVLIPLGVAAVSDGKFHNEILLYALPLMIGIALIMMTNNGCDIEKDLQAKRYTLPVLLGRKNTKNIYHTLIVIWLLLISSLSIYLLGIIGYITPVLILLLGYRCFKFLIQSELLAYKRIEQMKNIVKANIIVNIAYFIAILIKIIMEMM; this is encoded by the coding sequence ATGAAAAATAATCATCTCACAGTAAAATTAGCTCTCCAATTAGCAGCACCTCATACTTGGATTGCTTCAATTGGACCAGTTCTTTTTGGAATATTGTTCTGTAAATTAGAAAGATACCCTTTAAGTTTTTTGAAAAGTATTTTATTAATTTTTACTTGTATCTTTATGCAATCTTCTGTCAATACTTTTAATGATTATGTAGACTATATCAAGGGTAATGACAGTGAAAAAGATTATGTAGAAGAAAGTGATGCAGTTTTAATCTATAATTCTATTAATCCTAAACAGGTTCTTATTCTTGGAATTATCTATTTAACCTTAGGAGCAATATTAGGGATGATTGCCTGTATACAAAGTGGATTTTTACCATTAGGAATAGGGTGTATTGGAGGAATTGTTATTCTTCTATATTCAGGAGGACCTTTTCCAATTTCTTATCTTCCAATAGGAGAAATTATTTCAGGTTTTGTAATGGGAGTTCTAATCCCTTTGGGAGTAGCAGCAGTTTCTGATGGAAAATTTCATAATGAAATTTTATTGTATGCTCTTCCATTGATGATAGGAATTGCATTGATTATGATGACTAATAATGGTTGTGATATTGAAAAAGATTTACAGGCTAAACGATATACTTTACCAGTTCTTCTTGGAAGAAAAAATACAAAAAATATTTATCATACCTTAATAGTAATATGGTTATTATTAATAAGTAGTCTATCTATTTACCTATTGGGAATAATAGGTTATATCACTCCTGTACTTATCTTATTATTGGGATACAGATGTTTTAAATTTCTTATACAGTCTGAGCTGTTAGCTTACAAAAGAATAGAGCAGATGAAAAATATTGTAAAGGCAAATATCATTGTAAATATAGCTTATTTTATTGCTATTTTAATAAAAATAATTATGGAAATGATGTGA
- a CDS encoding ubiquinone/menaquinone biosynthesis methyltransferase — MNKEQKSKFVHEVFENIHTQYDKANNRISFGLQKNWKQELVDKIIKEIPKNADFLDVCCGTGDISIWLAEKREDLNIIGVDFSSAMLNEAVKKSKDLDIVWKEADALCLPFKDCSFSAVAISFGLRNTVDYEKVLSEMIRVVKKDGIVYCLDSFVPDCLWIQPFYKIYFKYIMPLFGGGKKYYKEYVWLYESTQQFLKKKELILLYEKLGLKEIKHRSRMFGVCIMIQGKK, encoded by the coding sequence ATGAATAAAGAGCAAAAATCAAAATTTGTCCATGAAGTATTTGAAAATATACATACTCAATATGATAAAGCAAATAATAGAATTAGCTTTGGCTTGCAAAAGAATTGGAAACAGGAGTTAGTTGATAAAATTATTAAAGAAATTCCTAAAAATGCTGATTTTTTAGATGTGTGCTGTGGCACAGGGGATATTTCTATTTGGCTAGCAGAAAAAAGAGAAGATTTGAATATTATCGGAGTAGATTTTTCTTCTGCAATGCTAAATGAAGCAGTTAAAAAAAGTAAAGATTTAGATATTGTCTGGAAAGAAGCAGATGCATTATGCTTACCATTTAAAGATTGTAGTTTTTCAGCTGTTGCTATTTCTTTTGGTTTAAGAAATACTGTGGATTATGAAAAAGTACTAAGTGAAATGATAAGAGTAGTTAAAAAAGATGGCATTGTATATTGCCTAGATTCTTTTGTTCCAGATTGTTTATGGATACAACCTTTTTATAAAATATATTTTAAGTATATTATGCCATTATTTGGTGGTGGAAAAAAATATTATAAAGAATATGTTTGGTTATACGAATCAACACAACAGTTTCTTAAAAAGAAAGAATTAATTTTGCTATATGAAAAACTAGGCTTAAAAGAAATTAAACACCGTAGCAGAATGTTTGGAGTTTGTATAATGATTCAAGGAAAAAAGTAG
- a CDS encoding FAD-dependent oxidoreductase gives MSEEKFDAIIVGGGLAGCSAAIVLANAGLAVLVVERGDFCGAKNMTGGRLYGHSLEKIIPNFAEEAPIERKITREKISLMSEDSSFDIGFGSKKLSSNNENASYTVLRSTFDRWLASKAEEAGAEIIPGILVDELIVEDGKVVGVSATGEELYADVVILADGVNSLLAQSLGMKKELEPHQVAVGAKEVIKLGEDVINQRFAVNNGEGVAWLSCGDPTLGGFGGGLLYTNKDSVSVGVVATLSDIGHSDLSINQLLDRFKEHPAIAPYLEGGTSIEYSAHLVPEEGLHMVPELYRDGVLVTGDAAGFCINLGFTVRGMDFAIESGRLAAETVIKAHEIGDFSATTLSDYKKALDDSFIMRDLNQYKGFPTLLGRREIFEGLPAMVDDIATKAFTVDGKQEQSLMMYVIHSVAEHTTAAKLVDFVSTVLEAF, from the coding sequence ATGAGCGAAGAAAAATTTGATGCCATAATCGTAGGTGGCGGTTTGGCAGGTTGCTCTGCAGCTATTGTTCTTGCAAATGCAGGACTTGCTGTTCTTGTAGTGGAAAGAGGAGATTTTTGTGGAGCAAAAAATATGACAGGTGGTCGTCTTTATGGACACAGTCTTGAAAAAATTATTCCAAACTTTGCAGAGGAAGCTCCCATTGAAAGAAAAATAACAAGAGAAAAAATTTCTTTAATGAGTGAAGATAGTTCTTTTGATATAGGGTTTGGATCTAAAAAATTAAGTTCAAATAATGAAAATGCTTCTTATACAGTGCTTCGTTCTACATTTGATAGATGGTTAGCCTCAAAAGCAGAAGAAGCAGGAGCTGAAATTATTCCTGGAATTTTAGTAGATGAACTTATTGTAGAAGATGGAAAAGTAGTAGGAGTTTCTGCAACAGGGGAAGAACTATATGCAGATGTAGTCATTCTTGCAGATGGAGTAAATTCTCTTTTAGCACAAAGTTTAGGTATGAAAAAAGAATTGGAACCTCATCAAGTAGCTGTTGGAGCAAAAGAAGTTATTAAATTAGGAGAAGATGTTATTAATCAACGTTTTGCTGTAAATAATGGAGAAGGGGTAGCATGGCTTTCTTGTGGTGATCCTACCTTAGGTGGATTTGGAGGAGGATTACTTTATACTAATAAAGATAGTGTTTCTGTTGGAGTCGTTGCTACTTTAAGTGATATTGGACATAGTGATTTATCTATCAATCAATTATTGGATAGATTTAAAGAACACCCTGCTATTGCTCCATATTTAGAAGGAGGAACTTCTATTGAATATTCAGCTCATTTAGTTCCAGAAGAAGGACTTCATATGGTTCCAGAATTATATAGAGACGGAGTTTTAGTAACTGGTGATGCTGCTGGTTTCTGTATTAACTTAGGTTTTACAGTTCGTGGAATGGATTTTGCTATTGAATCTGGTAGACTTGCTGCTGAAACAGTTATCAAGGCACATGAAATTGGAGATTTTAGTGCAACTACACTGTCTGATTATAAGAAAGCTCTTGATGATAGTTTTATTATGAGAGACTTAAATCAATATAAGGGATTCCCTACTTTACTTGGAAGAAGAGAAATTTTTGAAGGTCTTCCTGCAATGGTTGATGATATTGCTACAAAAGCATTTACAGTAGATGGAAAGCAAGAACAAAGTTTGATGATGTATGTTATTCACTCTGTGGCAGAACATACAACAGCAGCAAAACTTGTAGATTTTGTTAGCACAGTATTGGAGGCGTTTTAA
- a CDS encoding ferredoxin family protein: MKKMTIEDKLGLNVFHVDEENSHIDVDKNFTDETEIRKLLLACPAECYKYIDGKLSFSHLGCLECGTCRVLSHGKIVKSWKHPIGEVGVTFRQG, translated from the coding sequence ATGAAGAAGATGACAATAGAAGATAAGCTTGGATTAAATGTTTTTCATGTTGATGAAGAAAATTCTCATATTGATGTAGATAAAAATTTTACAGATGAAACAGAAATTAGAAAATTATTATTGGCTTGTCCAGCAGAATGTTATAAATACATTGATGGAAAATTGAGTTTTAGCCATTTAGGTTGTTTAGAATGTGGAACTTGTAGAGTGCTTTCACATGGAAAAATTGTAAAATCTTGGAAACATCCAATTGGAGAAGTAGGAGTTACTTTTAGACAAGGATAA
- a CDS encoding type II toxin-antitoxin system YoeB family toxin has protein sequence MDNYKWNPDAWREYLNLVAQNKINIVEKIINLIEDILKNGALKGIGKPERLKHTKNKILYSRRIDQYNRLIYGIEAETNKPYFISCIGHYKNLKEILKRVEDIELK, from the coding sequence ATGGATAACTATAAATGGAATCCTGATGCTTGGAGAGAATATCTCAATTTGGTGGCACAAAATAAAATTAATATAGTGGAAAAAATAATTAATTTAATTGAAGATATATTGAAAAATGGAGCTTTAAAAGGTATAGGGAAACCTGAAAGATTAAAACATACTAAGAATAAAATTCTATACAGTAGGAGAATAGATCAATATAACAGACTTATTTATGGTATAGAAGCAGAAACTAATAAACCTTATTTTATATCCTGTATAGGACATTATAAAAATTTAAAAGAAATTTTAAAAAGAGTTGAAGATATTGAATTAAAGTAA
- a CDS encoding type II toxin-antitoxin system PemK/MazF family toxin — translation MVERGDIIIINFDPVKGHEQAGKRPALVISNEKFYRIFKLAVILPITNNTKDFPFHVLLDDRTNIKGVILCEHLRTVDLEERKYNKVEKLPKNLLEEVLEKVSLIFQ, via the coding sequence GTGGTAGAAAGAGGAGATATTATTATAATAAATTTTGATCCTGTAAAAGGACATGAACAAGCAGGGAAAAGGCCAGCATTGGTTATCAGTAATGAGAAATTTTATAGAATATTTAAATTAGCAGTAATTCTTCCAATAACAAATAATACAAAAGATTTTCCATTTCACGTGCTATTAGATGATAGAACAAATATAAAAGGTGTAATATTATGTGAACATTTAAGAACAGTTGATTTAGAAGAAAGAAAATACAATAAAGTTGAAAAATTACCAAAAAATCTGTTAGAAGAAGTTCTTGAAAAAGTGAGCTTAATTTTTCAATAA
- a CDS encoding AbrB/MazE/SpoVT family DNA-binding domain-containing protein, with translation MEVLRVQKWGNSQGIRLPKKILKDLKIDINDKIEISLNGEEIILKKVKKYTSLDDLFKDYRGDYRKDFDEFEFFGEAQGREFKW, from the coding sequence ATGGAAGTATTAAGAGTTCAAAAATGGGGAAATAGTCAAGGAATTAGATTACCTAAAAAAATTTTAAAAGATTTAAAAATAGATATAAATGATAAAATTGAAATAAGTTTAAATGGAGAAGAAATTATACTAAAAAAAGTAAAAAAATATACTAGTTTAGATGATTTATTTAAAGATTATAGAGGAGACTATAGAAAAGATTTTGATGAATTTGAATTTTTTGGAGAAGCACAAGGTCGTGAATTTAAGTGGTAG
- the fusA gene encoding elongation factor G, translating into MKVFTTENIRNISLLGHRGSGKTTLVESILYVKDYIKRKGDVENGTTVSDFDKEEIRRIFSINTSLISVEQNDVKLNFLDTPGYFDFVGEVVSALRVSASAVLVLDATAGVEVGTEKAWKLLEERKLPRIIFVNKMDKGYVNYPKLLAELKEKFGKKIAPFCIPIGEKEEFKGFVNVVDMVGRVFDGKECVDTPIPEDIDVSEVRNLLFEAIAETDEVLMDKYFAGEEFTQEEIVKGLHKGVVNGDIVPVMVGSAQQNIGIHTLLNYLELYMPCPTELFSGQRIGEDPTTQQEKVVKISSENPFSAIVFKTLVDPFIGKISFFKVNSGVIRKETEVFNPKKNKKERIAQIITMQGNKQIELEELHAGDIGATTKLQFTQTGDTLCDKNFPVVFNKIRFPKPNIYSGVVPANKNDDEKLSTALQRVMEEDPTFVMSRNYETKQLLIGGQGEKHLYIILCKIKNKFGVHAELQDVVVSYRETILGKAEVEGKHKKQSGGAGQYGDVFIRFEHSDKDFEFVDEIKGGVVPRNYIPAVEKGLIEAKEKGVLAGYPVINFKATLYDGSYHPVDSNDLSFKLAAILAFKAGMEKAKPVLLEPFVRMEIRIPEEYMGDVMGDLNKRRGRVLGMDHTETGEQLLLAEVPEAEILKYSIDLRALTQGRGEFEYEFVRYEEVPENISKRIIEERNKDK; encoded by the coding sequence ATGAAAGTTTTTACCACAGAAAATATTAGAAATATCTCTCTATTAGGGCATAGAGGTTCTGGAAAGACTACACTTGTAGAGTCTATCCTTTATGTCAAGGATTATATCAAGAGAAAAGGAGATGTAGAAAATGGAACTACTGTTTCAGATTTTGATAAAGAAGAAATTCGTAGGATTTTTTCAATAAACACATCATTAATTTCTGTTGAACAAAATGATGTAAAACTTAATTTTCTTGATACACCAGGATATTTTGACTTTGTTGGAGAAGTAGTGTCAGCATTAAGAGTATCTGCTTCTGCTGTACTTGTTTTAGATGCAACTGCAGGAGTTGAAGTTGGAACTGAAAAAGCATGGAAGCTACTTGAAGAAAGAAAATTGCCTAGAATTATTTTTGTAAATAAAATGGATAAAGGTTATGTAAATTATCCAAAACTTTTAGCAGAGTTAAAGGAAAAATTTGGTAAGAAAATTGCTCCTTTTTGTATTCCTATTGGAGAAAAAGAAGAGTTTAAAGGTTTTGTAAATGTTGTAGATATGGTAGGAAGAGTATTTGATGGTAAAGAATGTGTAGACACTCCTATTCCAGAAGATATAGATGTCAGTGAAGTTAGAAATCTATTATTTGAAGCTATTGCTGAAACTGATGAGGTCTTAATGGATAAATATTTTGCAGGAGAAGAATTTACACAAGAGGAAATAGTGAAAGGACTACATAAAGGAGTAGTTAATGGAGATATAGTTCCAGTTATGGTTGGTTCTGCTCAACAAAATATAGGAATACACACTTTATTAAATTACTTAGAATTATATATGCCTTGCCCAACTGAATTATTTAGTGGTCAAAGAATAGGAGAAGACCCAACAACTCAACAAGAAAAAGTTGTAAAAATATCTTCTGAAAATCCATTTTCTGCAATAGTTTTTAAAACTTTGGTTGATCCATTTATTGGAAAGATTAGCTTCTTTAAAGTGAATTCAGGGGTTATTAGAAAAGAAACAGAAGTATTTAACCCTAAGAAAAATAAGAAGGAAAGAATTGCACAAATTATAACAATGCAAGGAAATAAACAAATAGAACTTGAAGAATTGCATGCAGGGGATATAGGAGCAACAACTAAATTGCAATTTACTCAAACTGGAGATACTTTATGTGATAAAAACTTCCCAGTTGTATTTAATAAAATAAGATTCCCTAAACCAAATATTTATTCAGGTGTAGTACCTGCTAATAAAAATGATGATGAAAAATTAAGTACAGCATTACAAAGAGTTATGGAAGAAGATCCAACATTTGTTATGAGTAGAAACTATGAAACAAAACAATTATTAATAGGTGGACAAGGAGAAAAACATCTATATATAATTTTATGTAAGATAAAAAATAAATTTGGTGTTCATGCTGAATTACAAGATGTTGTAGTTTCTTATCGTGAAACTATACTTGGAAAAGCAGAAGTTGAAGGAAAACATAAAAAACAATCTGGTGGAGCAGGTCAATATGGAGATGTATTCATAAGATTTGAGCATTCTGATAAAGACTTTGAATTTGTGGATGAAATTAAAGGAGGAGTTGTTCCTAGAAACTATATTCCTGCTGTTGAAAAAGGACTTATAGAAGCTAAGGAAAAAGGAGTTCTAGCAGGATATCCTGTTATAAATTTCAAAGCAACTCTATATGATGGAAGTTATCACCCAGTTGATTCTAATGATTTATCATTTAAGCTAGCAGCTATTCTTGCTTTTAAAGCTGGAATGGAAAAGGCCAAACCTGTTCTTTTAGAACCATTTGTAAGAATGGAAATTAGAATTCCAGAAGAATATATGGGAGATGTAATGGGAGATTTGAACAAGAGAAGAGGTAGAGTCTTAGGTATGGATCATACTGAAACTGGTGAACAACTTTTACTTGCAGAAGTTCCTGAAGCAGAAATATTAAAATATTCTATTGATTTAAGAGCTCTAACACAAGGTAGAGGAGAGTTTGAATATGAATTTGTAAGATATGAAGAAGTTCCTGAAAATATTTCTAAGAGAATTATAGAAGAAAGAAATAAAGATAAATAA